In one window of Denticeps clupeoides chromosome 2, fDenClu1.1, whole genome shotgun sequence DNA:
- the LOC114784788 gene encoding alpha-actinin-2-like yields MIHVDAAQYSNGGQGEDVVYMMQEDEWDRDLLLDPAWEKQQRKTFTAWCNSHLRKAGTQIDNIEEDFRNGLKLMLLLEVISGERLPKPDRGKMRFHKIANVNKALEYITSKGVKLVSIGAEEIVDGNVKMTLGMIWTIILRFAIQDISVEETSAKEGLLLWCQRKTAPYRNANVQNFHCSWKDGLAFCALIHRHRPDLIDYSKLNKDDPVGNLNLALEIAEQHLDIPKMLDPEDIVNTPKPDERAIMTYVSCFYHAFAGAEQAETAANRICKVLGVNQENEKLMENYETLASELLAWIRHTTPWLENRTPDITMSAMQKKLEDFREYRRLHKPPKVHEKCQLEISFNTLQTKLRISNRPAFMPSEGKMVSDIMTAWQGLEQAEKGYEEWLLIEIRRLERVEHLAKKFRQKAASHETWAIGKDEVLTKKDYDTASLTELRALLRKHEAFESDLAAHQDRVEQIAAIAQELNELDYFGAATINERCQKICDQWDQLGTLTQKRRENLERTEKLLETIDQLFLEFAKRAAPFNNWLEGAMEDLQDMFMVHSEDGTQSLISAHEQFKSTLPEADCERQAISSIYNEVQKIAQSYSICPNLRNPYTSITPVKIGLKWEEMKKMVPQRDSALQEELVRQHSNERMRRQFAAQANLIGPWIQSKMEEIAHSSVDIGGPLEEQMAQMKQSENAIANYKLNIDKLEGDHQLIQESLIFDNKHTNYTMEHIRVGWELLLTTSARTINEIETQILTRDAKGISQQQINEFRSSFSHFDRKKKGGMETDEFRACLISMGYDLGEAEFARIMSLVDPTGKGLVTFQSFVDFMTREAAESDSSEQVAASFRILAGDKPYILVEELQRELPPEQSDYCISRMPLYTGPDGVPGALDYTAFATALYGESDL; encoded by the exons aTGATCCACGTAGACGCAGCGCAGTACAGCAACGGGGGACAAGGCGAGGACGTGGTGTACATGATGCAGGAGGACGAGTGGGACAGAGACTTGCTCCTGGACCCCGCCTGGGAGAAGCAGCAGAGGAAG ACTTTTACAGCCTGGTGCAACTCCCACCTGAGAAAGGCAGGGACCCAGATTGACAACATTGAAGAGGACTTCAGGAATGGCCTCAAACTTATGCTGCTGCTGGAGGTTATCTCTG GTGAACGGCTGCCCAAACCAGACAGGGGAAAGATGCGCTTCCACAAAATAGCTAACGTCAACAAGGCTCTGGAGTACATCACAAGCAAGGGGGTGAAGCTGGTGTCCATTGGAGCTGAAG AAATTGTTGATGGGAACGTGAAGATGACCCTTGGCATGATCTGGACCATCATCCTTCGTTTTGCCATTCAGGACATTTCAGTAGAAG AAACCTCAGCTAAGGAAGGTCTTCTGCTTTGGTGTCAGAGAAAGACTGCCCCCTACAGAAATGCTAATGTCCAGAACTTTCATTGCAG CTGGAAAGATGGCCTGGCGTTCTGCGCCCTCATACACAGACACCGTCCTGACCTTATTGACTACTCCAAACTCAACaag GATGACCCTGTGGGGAATCTGAACCTGGCCCTGGAGATTGCTGAACAGCACCTCGATATCCCCAAAATGCTGGACCCAGAAG ATATTGTCAACACTCCCAAGCCTGACGAGAGAGCCATCATGACGTATGTGTCCTGTTTCTACCACGCATTTGCTGGTGCCGAGCAG GCAGAGACTGCAGCCAACAGGATCTGTAAGGTGCTGGGAGTGAACCAGGAGAATGAGAAACTGATGGAGAACTACGAGACGCTGGCCAGTGAG CTGCTGGCATGGATCCGTCACACCACCCCTTGGTTGGAGAACCGAACCCCCGACATCACCATGTCCGCCATgcagaagaagctggaggacTTCCGTGAGTACCGACGCCTCCACAAACCCCCCAAGGTGCATGAGAAGTGTCAGCTGGAAATAAGCTTCAACACGCTGCAGACCAAGCTGCGCATCAGCAACCGGCCCGCCTTCATGCCTTCCGAGGGGAAGATGGTGTCG GACATCATGACGGCATGGCAGGGCCTTGAGCAGGCTGAGAAAGGCTATGAGGAGTGGCTGCTGATCGAGATCCGGCGGTTGGAGCGGGTGGAGCATCTGGCTAAGAAGTTCAGGCAGAAGGCAGCCAGCCATGAGACATGGGCAATTG GTAAGGATGAGGTTCTGACGAAAAAGGACTACGATACGGCATCTCTGACAGAGCTGCGGGCTCTACTCAGGAAGCACGAGGCCTTTGAGAGTGACCTGGCAGCCCACCAGGACAGAGTGGAGCAGATCGCTGCCATCGCCCAGGAGCTCAA TGAGCTGGACTATTTTGGCGCGGCCACCATTAACGAACGCTGCCAGAAGATCTGTGACCAGTGGGACCAGCTGGGGACGCTCACCCAGAAGAGGAGGGAGAACCTGGAG AGGACTGAGAAGCTACTGGAGACCATTGACCAGCTGTTTCTAGAGTTCGCCAAGAGGGCAGCGCCTTTCAACAACTGGCTGGAGGGAGCGATGGAGGACCTGCAGGACATGTTCATGGTCCACTCCGAGGACGGGACTCAG AGTCTGATTTCAGCTCATGAACAGTTCAAGTCAACCCTTCCCGAGGCAGACTGTGAACGTCAGGCAATCTCCAGCATTTACAATGAAGTGCAGAAAATTGCCCAGAGCTACAGCATCTGCCCAAACCTTAGAAACCCCTACACCAGCATCACGCCGGTCAAGATTGGCCTCAAGTGGGAGGAG ATGAAGAAAATGGTTCCTCAGCGTGACAGCGCCCTGCAGGAGGAGCTGGTCAGACAGCACTCCAACgagaggatgaggaggcagTTCGCTGCCCAGGCCAACCTCATTGGACCCTGGATCCAGTCCAAGATGGAG GAAATAGCACACAGCTCTGTGGATATCGGTGGCCCCTTGGAGGAGCAGATGGCCCAGATGAAGCAGTCTGAGAACGCCATCGCCAACTACAAACTCAACATCGACAAGCTGGAGGGAGACCACCAGCTCATTCAGGAATCGCTCATTTTcgacaataagcacaccaattACACCATGGAG CACATACGCGTGGGTTGGGAGCTTCTGCTCACCACCAGCGCCCGCACCATCAACGAGATCGAGACCCAGATCCTGACCCGCGACGCCAAGGGCATCAGCCAGCAACAGATTAATGAGTTTCGCTCCTCCTTCTCTCATTTCGACCGG AAGAAGAAAGGTGGGATGGAGACGGATGAATTCCGGGCCTGCTTGATCTCCATGGGCTACGACCTG gGTGAGGCTGAGTTTGCACGCATCATGTCCCTGGTGGACCCGACCGGGAAGGGTTTGGTCACCTTCCAGTCGTTTGTGGACTTCATGACCCGCGAGGCGGCAGAGTCGGATTCTTCTGAGCAAGTAGCGGCTTCCTTTAGGATCCTGGCTGGGGATAAG CCTTACATTttggtggaggagctgcagagaGAGCTGCCCCCGGAGCAGTCGGATTACTGCATTTCGCGGATGCCCCTGTACACGGGACCCGACGGGGTTCCTGGGGCGCTCGATTACACTGCCTTCGCCACGGCCCTGTACGGAGAGAGCGACCTCTAA
- the galk1 gene encoding galactokinase, whose product MANSSPTVDDLLVRAREVYLQTFGGQGPDVAVCAPGRVNLIGEHTDYNQGFVLPMALPLVTVMVGTRTPGQDVSVVTGSEAVEEPKRVDFLLPTPDAPLAPGTPSWANYVKGVIQHYRARPLPGFQAVIVSSVPLGAGLSSSASLEVAVYTFLQQLCPDDADKVGKAVACQKAEHTHAGVPCGIMDQFVSVLGQESHALLIDCRTLEATPVPLADPGLVVLITNSNVRHSLTGSEYPTRRRQCEEAAALLGKSSLRDATMKDLKDAEDRLDAVMYRRAHHVIEEIQRTAGAAEALKRGAYQQFGKLMVESHNSLRDHYEVSCAELDELVAAALEVDGVYGSRMTGGGFGGCTVTLLRADAVGRAIQHIKERYSGAPSFYITTPAQGARVLRL is encoded by the exons ATGGCCAACAGCTCTCCGACCGTGGACGATCTGCTCGTCAGGGCACGCGAGGTGTACCTCCAGACCTTCGGGGGACAGGGTCCGGATGTCGCGGTCTGTGCTCCAGGACGTGTCAATCTCATTGGGGAACACACCGACTACAATCAGGGATTTGTTCTGCCTATG GCCTTGCCACTTGTGACCGTAATGGTGGGAACGAGGACCCCTGGCCAAGATGTCTCAGTGGTGACGGGGTCAGAGGCCGTCGAAGAGCCGAAAAGGGTCGATTTCCTTCTTCCAACGCCTGACGCGCCTCTGGCTCCCGGAACGCCCAGCTGGGCGAATTACGTGAAAGGGGTGATCCAGCATTACAGAG cCCGCCCCTTGCCCGGATTCCAGGCTGTGATAGTCAGCAGCGTCCCTCTTGGAGCGGGATTGTCCAGCTCAGCCTCGCTGGAAGTTGCGGTGTACACCTTCCTCCAGCAACTGTGTCCAG ATGATGCGGATAAGGTGGGCAAAGCCGTGGCGTGCCAGAAGGCCGAACACACCCATGCAGGGGTGCCGTGTGGCATCATGGACCAGTTTGTGTCCGTGTTGGGCCAGGAGTCGCACGCACTACTAATAGACTGCAG GACATTGGAGGCTACGCCAGTGCCACTCGCAGACCCGGGGCTGGTCGTTCTCATCACCAACTCCAACGTGAGACACTCCCTGACGGGCAGCGAGTACCCCACCAGGAGACGACAGTGTGAGGAGGCCGCCGCTCTTCTGGGCAAGAGTAGTCTGAGGGATGCCACCATGAAGGACCTCAAGG ATGCGGAGGACCGGTTGGACGCTGTGATGTACAGACGCGCACACCATGTCATTGAGGAGATCCAGCGCACCGCCGGAGCAGCCGAGGCGTTAAAGCGCGGGGCTTACCAACAGTTCGGAAAGCTCATGGTGGAAAGCCACAACTCGCTCAG GGACCATTATGAAGTGAGTTGCGCTGAGCTGGATGAACTGGTTGCCGCAGCGCTGGAGGTGGATGGCGTGTACGGGAGCCGGATGACTGGAGGAGGGTTTGGTGGGTGTACAGTAACCCTGCTTCGGGCTGATGCTGTTGGAAGAGCCATACAGCACATCAAG GAAAGATATAGCGGAGCCCCGTCCTTTTACATCACCACTCCCGCACAAGGGGCTCGAGTGCTCAGGCTTTGA
- the LOC114784792 gene encoding histone H3.3 — MARTKQTARKSTGGKAPRKQLATKAARKSAPSTGGVKKPHRYRPGTVALREIRRYQKSTELLIRKLPFQRLVREIAQDFKTDLRFQSAAIGALQEASEAYLVGLFEDTNLCAIHAKRVTIMPKDIQLARRIRGERA, encoded by the exons ATGGCGCGTACCAAGCAGACCGCCCGCAAGTCCACCGGAGGAAAGGCTCCCAGGAAGCAGCTGGCCACGAAGGCGGCCAGGAAGAGCGCGCCCTCCACCGGTGGCGTCAAGAAGCCCCATCGCTACAG gcCAGGTACTGTTGCACTGCGAGAGATCAGGCGCTACCAGAAGTCCACTGAGCTGCTCATCCGTAAGCTTCCCTTCCAGCGTTTGGTGAGGGAGATCGCCCAGGACTTCAAAACTGATCTCCGATTCCAGAGTGCTGCCATTGGAGCGCTTCAG GAAGCCAGTGAGGCCTACCTGGTTGGTTTGTTTGAGGACACCAATCTGTGCGCCATCCATGCCAAGAGGGTGACCATCATGCCCAAAGACATCCAGCTGGCACGTAGGATAAGAGGAGAACGTGCCTAG
- the LOC114784789 gene encoding uncharacterized protein LOC114784789 isoform X3, translating to MWLGSLSLAAEQTLACKKLLTAQGRGRYFLRMALNRRILGNVVQHVLHVPKLLEWYSPSTSILKNEAFVEPFLSLLMVISEMDFKLNADNCSFLDESWLLPICETYEAVPCRELGMVLRYLEGRVFVLDLLPGSQAGVDGCVHPGDVIDEINGVSLRNASNGQAGVVLSNLKGHPLSFRLLRWRGQDGGVYRPLLRLLRALQQENPSLRLGPQGPAGQQSLAGSSQGHTQCLKEGRIVYIVQFLGKANIGMYGGKEVLQHAIPLVLGQNRPGKEVLLDLKETHVTCTEKSSKADMFQYSYPEISCVGRYSKPDYSIFAFCVADTTENPPSAEFSCVVLRAASAKDCEEIVTRIAAGFKHTEWFV from the exons ATGTG GCTTGGGTCCCTTTCTTTGGCAGCAGAACAAACCTTAGCCTGCAAAAAGCTCTTGACGGCGCAGGGCCGCGGCCGTTATTTCCTCAGGATGGCCCTGAACAGGAGAATTCTGGGAAACGTAGTCCAGCACGTGCTGCACGTGCCTAAACTGTTGGAG TGGTACAGCCCCTCCACCTCCATTCTGAAGAACGAAGCGTTTGTAG AGCCTTTTCTTTCCCTTCTGATGGTCATCTCAGAAATGGACTTCAAGCTCAACGCTGAC AACTGCAGCTTCCTGGACGAGAGCTGGCTTCTCCCG ATTTGTGAAACATATGAGGCTGTTCCGTGCCGTGAACTGGGGATGGTGCTAAG GTACCTCGAGGGCCGAGTTTTTGTGCTGGATCTGTTGCCGGGCAGCCAGGCCGGAGTGGACGGGTGTGTCCACCCTGGTGACGTCATCGACGAAATCAACGGCGTGTCACTGAGAAATGCCAGCAATGGGCAG GCAGGCGTGGTCCTGTCCAACCTGAAGGGCCACCCGCTGTCCTTCCGACTGCTGCGTTGGAGGGGACAGGACGGCGGCGTCTACCGCCCCCTGCTCCGGCTGCTGAGGGCGCTTCAGCAGGAGAACCCGTCTCTGCGCTTGGGCCCCCAAGGGCCGGCCGGTCAGCAGAGCCTCGCAGGGTCGAGCCAAGGTCACACGCAGTGTCTCAAAGAAGGCAG GATTGTGTACATTGTGCAGTTCCTGGGAAAGGCAAATATTGGCATG TATGGCGGAAAGGAGGTGCTGCAGCACGCAATCCCTCTGGTGTTGGGGCAGAACCGCCCAGGGAAG GAAGTACTCCTTGACTTGAAAGAGACCCACGTCACATGCACGGAGAAATCCAGCAAGGCT GATATGTTCCAGTACAGCTACCCGGAGATTTCCTGTGTGGGGAGATACAGCAAGCCTGACTACTCCATCTTTGCCTTCTGTGTTGC AGACACAACAGAAAACCCTCCTTCAGCCGAATTTAGCTGCGTGGTGCTACGAGCGGCCAGTGCCAAAGACTGTGAGGAAATAGTCACTCGTATAG CTGCTGGATTCAAACACACAGAGTGGTTTGTATAA
- the LOC114784789 gene encoding uncharacterized protein LOC114784789 isoform X1, with product MPLKDPLLETLKVCILNLQSESPVIDRSPHLSSCCELLELILRKGLQQPILSIVQRDYWHVIDNLRQQDTCGKLGSLSLAAEQTLACKKLLTAQGRGRYFLRMALNRRILGNVVQHVLHVPKLLEWYSPSTSILKNEAFVEPFLSLLMVISEMDFKLNADNCSFLDESWLLPICETYEAVPCRELGMVLRYLEGRVFVLDLLPGSQAGVDGCVHPGDVIDEINGVSLRNASNGQAGVVLSNLKGHPLSFRLLRWRGQDGGVYRPLLRLLRALQQENPSLRLGPQGPAGQQSLAGSSQGHTQCLKEGRIVYIVQFLGKANIGMYGGKEVLQHAIPLVLGQNRPGKEVLLDLKETHVTCTEKSSKADMFQYSYPEISCVGRYSKPDYSIFAFCVADTTENPPSAEFSCVVLRAASAKDCEEIVTRIAAGFKHTEWFV from the exons ATGCCGCTCAAGGATCCCCTTCTGGAAACGCTCAAAG TGTGCATCCTGAACCTCCAGTCAGAGAGCCCCGTAATTGACCGCAGCCCTCACCTTAGTTCATGCTGCGAGCTGCTGGAGCTCATCCTTCGCAAAGGACTACAGC AGCCCATACTGAGCATAGTTCAGAGAGACTATTGGCATGTCATTGATAACCTAAGACAACAGGACACATGTGGCAA GCTTGGGTCCCTTTCTTTGGCAGCAGAACAAACCTTAGCCTGCAAAAAGCTCTTGACGGCGCAGGGCCGCGGCCGTTATTTCCTCAGGATGGCCCTGAACAGGAGAATTCTGGGAAACGTAGTCCAGCACGTGCTGCACGTGCCTAAACTGTTGGAG TGGTACAGCCCCTCCACCTCCATTCTGAAGAACGAAGCGTTTGTAG AGCCTTTTCTTTCCCTTCTGATGGTCATCTCAGAAATGGACTTCAAGCTCAACGCTGAC AACTGCAGCTTCCTGGACGAGAGCTGGCTTCTCCCG ATTTGTGAAACATATGAGGCTGTTCCGTGCCGTGAACTGGGGATGGTGCTAAG GTACCTCGAGGGCCGAGTTTTTGTGCTGGATCTGTTGCCGGGCAGCCAGGCCGGAGTGGACGGGTGTGTCCACCCTGGTGACGTCATCGACGAAATCAACGGCGTGTCACTGAGAAATGCCAGCAATGGGCAG GCAGGCGTGGTCCTGTCCAACCTGAAGGGCCACCCGCTGTCCTTCCGACTGCTGCGTTGGAGGGGACAGGACGGCGGCGTCTACCGCCCCCTGCTCCGGCTGCTGAGGGCGCTTCAGCAGGAGAACCCGTCTCTGCGCTTGGGCCCCCAAGGGCCGGCCGGTCAGCAGAGCCTCGCAGGGTCGAGCCAAGGTCACACGCAGTGTCTCAAAGAAGGCAG GATTGTGTACATTGTGCAGTTCCTGGGAAAGGCAAATATTGGCATG TATGGCGGAAAGGAGGTGCTGCAGCACGCAATCCCTCTGGTGTTGGGGCAGAACCGCCCAGGGAAG GAAGTACTCCTTGACTTGAAAGAGACCCACGTCACATGCACGGAGAAATCCAGCAAGGCT GATATGTTCCAGTACAGCTACCCGGAGATTTCCTGTGTGGGGAGATACAGCAAGCCTGACTACTCCATCTTTGCCTTCTGTGTTGC AGACACAACAGAAAACCCTCCTTCAGCCGAATTTAGCTGCGTGGTGCTACGAGCGGCCAGTGCCAAAGACTGTGAGGAAATAGTCACTCGTATAG CTGCTGGATTCAAACACACAGAGTGGTTTGTATAA
- the LOC114784789 gene encoding uncharacterized protein LOC114784789 isoform X2, translated as MPLKDPLLETLKVCILNLQSESPVIDRSPHLSSCCELLELILRKGLQQPILSIVQRDYWHVIDNLRQQDTCGKLGSLSLAAEQTLACKKLLTAQGRGRYFLRMALNRRILGNVVQHVLHVPKLLEWYSPSTSILKNEAFVEPFLSLLMVISEMDFKLNADNCSFLDESWLLPICETYEAVPCRELGMVLRYLEGRVFVLDLLPGSQAGVDGCVHPGDVIDEINGVSLRNASNGQAGVVLSNLKGHPLSFRLLRWRGQDGGVYRPLLRLLRALQQENPSLRLGPQGPAGQQSLAGSSQGHTQCLKEGRIVYIVQFLGKANIGMYGGKEVLQHAIPLVLGQNRPGKEVLLDLKETHVTCTEKSSKADMFQYSYPEISCVGRYSKPDYSIFAFCVA; from the exons ATGCCGCTCAAGGATCCCCTTCTGGAAACGCTCAAAG TGTGCATCCTGAACCTCCAGTCAGAGAGCCCCGTAATTGACCGCAGCCCTCACCTTAGTTCATGCTGCGAGCTGCTGGAGCTCATCCTTCGCAAAGGACTACAGC AGCCCATACTGAGCATAGTTCAGAGAGACTATTGGCATGTCATTGATAACCTAAGACAACAGGACACATGTGGCAA GCTTGGGTCCCTTTCTTTGGCAGCAGAACAAACCTTAGCCTGCAAAAAGCTCTTGACGGCGCAGGGCCGCGGCCGTTATTTCCTCAGGATGGCCCTGAACAGGAGAATTCTGGGAAACGTAGTCCAGCACGTGCTGCACGTGCCTAAACTGTTGGAG TGGTACAGCCCCTCCACCTCCATTCTGAAGAACGAAGCGTTTGTAG AGCCTTTTCTTTCCCTTCTGATGGTCATCTCAGAAATGGACTTCAAGCTCAACGCTGAC AACTGCAGCTTCCTGGACGAGAGCTGGCTTCTCCCG ATTTGTGAAACATATGAGGCTGTTCCGTGCCGTGAACTGGGGATGGTGCTAAG GTACCTCGAGGGCCGAGTTTTTGTGCTGGATCTGTTGCCGGGCAGCCAGGCCGGAGTGGACGGGTGTGTCCACCCTGGTGACGTCATCGACGAAATCAACGGCGTGTCACTGAGAAATGCCAGCAATGGGCAG GCAGGCGTGGTCCTGTCCAACCTGAAGGGCCACCCGCTGTCCTTCCGACTGCTGCGTTGGAGGGGACAGGACGGCGGCGTCTACCGCCCCCTGCTCCGGCTGCTGAGGGCGCTTCAGCAGGAGAACCCGTCTCTGCGCTTGGGCCCCCAAGGGCCGGCCGGTCAGCAGAGCCTCGCAGGGTCGAGCCAAGGTCACACGCAGTGTCTCAAAGAAGGCAG GATTGTGTACATTGTGCAGTTCCTGGGAAAGGCAAATATTGGCATG TATGGCGGAAAGGAGGTGCTGCAGCACGCAATCCCTCTGGTGTTGGGGCAGAACCGCCCAGGGAAG GAAGTACTCCTTGACTTGAAAGAGACCCACGTCACATGCACGGAGAAATCCAGCAAGGCT GATATGTTCCAGTACAGCTACCCGGAGATTTCCTGTGTGGGGAGATACAGCAAGCCTGACTACTCCATCTTTGCCTTCTGTGTTGCGTAA
- the LOC114784790 gene encoding erythroid membrane-associated protein, with protein sequence MMKECLQFLIEPAKNLKIRLKGTRKKVKTIKREPLVESQIFIMELARELNKLFKKSDVLVHIWSCEDVWPPQLCREFIMDWAAVIEDKEKTLLIDYTPEKQDWRGHLLGMLEQGGEHDMGPYKRFIMDWVRQQKARHQNGIWPGEGLLMILDDLEFQWKRGRLPSLQSTMELLILAALEENHNKDAIHKMWLVQKQRNQKIDATRYLPHAVWNWICDAAEEVNIDRETANPYLVISEDNKKMRCGFEKREVPNSRQRFDSWWCALGSEGFAAGRHYWEVEVGDRDWRLGVATESALRSGYRPLSMQAGYLTLRLERGAELKALTVPCTHLTQSPAPRKVGVYLDYDEGQLSFYDAERRAHIYTYAESFTEKLYPVFGTVEVVRDMAIRPAGLRERCFCRGPCLWS encoded by the exons ATGATGAAGGAGTGCCTTCAGTTCCTCATCGAGCCTGCCAAGAACCTCAAGATCCGTCTCAAG GGCACGCGGAAAAAGGTGAAGACCATAAAGAGAGAGCCGCTGGTGGAAAGCCAGATTTTCATCATGGAGCTGGCCAGGGAGCTGAACAAACTCTTCAAG AAATCGGATGTCCTGGTGCACATCTGGTCCTGCGAGGACGTGTGGCCTCCACAACTCTGCCGTGAATTCATCATGGACTGGGCAGCTGTGATTGAGGATAAG GAGAAGACATTGCTGATAGACTACACACCAGAGAAGCAAGACTGGAGGGGCCATCTTCTGGGCATGCTGGAGCAGGGCGGGGAACACGACATGGGGCCATACAAAAGGTTCATCATGGACTGGGTCCGACAGCAAAAGGCTCGGCATCAG AACGGTATTTGGCCTGGGGAGGGACTGCTGATGATTTTGGACGAccttgagttccaatggaagAGAGGTCGTCTTCCCAGTCTGCAGTCCACCATGGAGCTACTGATCTTGGCCGCATTGGAGGAGAACCACAACAAG GACGCCATTCATAAAATGTGGCTGGTGCAGAAACAGAGGAACCAAAAGATTG ATGCCACTCGATACTTACCTCATGCAG TGTGGAACTGGATATGTGATGCTGCAG AGGAGGTAAACATCGACAGAGAAACTGCAAACCCCTATCTGGTCATCTCTGAGGACAACAAAAAGATGCGGTGTGGCTTTGAGAAGAGGGAGGTGCCCAACTCTCGACAGCGGTTTGACAGCTGGTGGTGTGCGCTGGGCTCCGAGGGGTTCGCCGCGGGCCGTCATTACTGGGAGGTCGAGGTGGGTGACCGGGACTGGCGGCTGGGCGTGGCCACGGAGTCGGCACTGCGGAGCGGCTACAGGCCCCTGTCCATGCAGGCCGGCTACCTCACCCTGCGCCTGGAGAGAGGCGCCGAGCTCAAGGCCCTGACCGTCCCCTGCACCCACCTGACCCAGAGCCCGGCGCCCCGGAAGGTGGGCGTCTACCTGGACTACGACGAGGGCCAGCTGTCCTTCTATGACGCGGAGAGGCGGGCGCACATCTACACGTACGCCGAGAGCTTCACAGAGAAACTCTACCCGGTGTTCGGCACggtggaggtggtgagggaCATGGCCATCCGACCGGCTGGGCTGAGGGAGCGCTGCTTCTGCCGTGGCCCGTGTCTGTGGAGCTAA